One stretch of Stanieria cyanosphaera PCC 7437 DNA includes these proteins:
- the dps gene encoding DNA starvation/stationary phase protection protein Dps, which yields MVSTVNKTQLYSTRIDLAENTRLKVTEILNQTLAATLDLKTQTKQAHWNVKGMDFYQLHELFDEMATELEEYTDMVAERVTALAGTAMGTARIAAVNSILPEYPLDAVGGVEHVTALADRYGVYAKHLRAAIDTTDEMGDADTADLYTEISRTIDKRLWFLEAHLVK from the coding sequence ATGGTTTCTACAGTTAACAAAACACAACTCTATTCTACTAGAATCGATCTAGCTGAAAACACCCGTCTGAAAGTTACTGAAATACTAAATCAAACTCTTGCTGCTACTTTGGATCTAAAAACTCAGACCAAACAGGCTCACTGGAACGTCAAAGGTATGGATTTCTACCAATTACACGAACTGTTTGATGAAATGGCAACCGAGTTGGAAGAATATACCGATATGGTGGCAGAAAGAGTAACGGCTTTGGCTGGTACGGCTATGGGAACGGCGCGGATCGCCGCAGTGAATTCGATTTTACCCGAATACCCGCTCGATGCGGTTGGTGGTGTAGAACATGTTACCGCTTTAGCAGACCGCTACGGGGTCTATGCCAAACACTTGCGTGCTGCGATCGATACTACCGATGAAATGGGCGATGCCGATACTGCCGATTTGTATACCGAAATTTCGCGAACGATCGATAAACGTCTCTGGTTTTTAGAAGCACATTTGGTTAAATAG
- a CDS encoding universal stress protein: MFNKILVAIDRSTASRNVFETAVSLAKTTGASLMLLHVLSSEEKDNLSPSIDPKQEGDRLDSSILEAYDRHWQELERQQQQRLKVMRSLVKAATAVGVNTEFTQTLGDPGKTICNLAQTWSADLIVVGSRGLTGIKEMILGSVSNYVIHHAPCSVFIVHKTNNTSSSLSVNSDF; encoded by the coding sequence ATGTTTAACAAAATTTTAGTGGCAATAGATCGTTCAACCGCGAGCAGAAATGTTTTTGAAACTGCTGTATCTTTAGCAAAAACGACAGGAGCAAGCTTGATGCTGCTGCACGTTCTATCTAGTGAAGAAAAAGACAATTTAAGTCCGTCTATTGACCCCAAACAGGAAGGCGATCGCTTGGACTCATCTATTTTAGAAGCTTATGATCGCCACTGGCAAGAACTCGAACGGCAACAGCAGCAAAGACTAAAAGTAATGCGATCGCTCGTTAAAGCAGCAACAGCAGTAGGAGTTAACACTGAATTTACCCAAACTTTAGGCGATCCTGGGAAAACTATTTGTAACTTAGCTCAAACATGGTCAGCAGATCTAATCGTGGTTGGTAGCAGAGGTTTAACAGGTATTAAAGAGATGATTTTAGGGAGTGTGAGTAATTATGTAATCCATCATGCTCCCTGTTCGGTTTTCATTGTGCATAAAACTAACAACACTTCATCCTCTCTCTCGGTCAATTCTGATTTTTGA
- a CDS encoding YwiC-like family protein, giving the protein MTQSNIKIKSNSHTVKPNPQAWYRPMFSPEHGVYVMLFVSFVTGAALAQAWTFSTTLALICAFCGFQAEHPLVLQLKQRRSLKPRFVIWGSLYGSVSVAIAFWLYLTYPVLLWLYGGAIAALAIDAISVWRRKQKSIPNELITFAAVCLSAPMAYAATMGTISATAMGLWVLNTLYFSSTIFTVKLRKPKTSSIVPGIIYHAIATGIVATLYWLNYLPPIAALALGIALLKFALVAWQKQWYSTVKIQYVAMLESVTAFSFLLIVALSVLPSHLTTI; this is encoded by the coding sequence CCTCAAGCATGGTATCGCCCGATGTTTTCTCCCGAACATGGAGTTTACGTGATGTTGTTTGTTTCTTTTGTAACAGGGGCAGCATTAGCACAAGCTTGGACGTTTTCAACTACATTAGCCTTAATCTGTGCCTTTTGTGGATTTCAAGCGGAACATCCTTTGGTACTTCAACTCAAACAAAGGCGAAGCCTGAAGCCTCGTTTCGTTATCTGGGGCAGTTTGTATGGTTCAGTTTCAGTCGCGATCGCCTTTTGGCTTTATTTGACCTATCCAGTGTTGCTCTGGCTTTATGGCGGTGCAATTGCTGCACTGGCGATCGATGCTATTTCTGTTTGGCGACGAAAGCAAAAATCGATCCCCAACGAATTAATTACCTTTGCTGCTGTTTGTCTGTCTGCGCCGATGGCTTATGCTGCTACTATGGGGACAATTTCGGCAACTGCAATGGGACTGTGGGTACTTAATACTCTCTATTTCAGCAGCACCATTTTTACCGTCAAGCTGCGTAAACCAAAAACTAGTTCTATTGTGCCAGGAATAATTTATCATGCGATCGCTACTGGGATTGTTGCGACTCTCTATTGGTTAAACTACCTGCCACCGATAGCAGCCTTAGCCTTGGGAATAGCTTTACTTAAATTTGCCCTTGTCGCTTGGCAGAAGCAATGGTACAGCACGGTAAAAATTCAATACGTGGCGATGCTAGAAAGCGTGACTGCTTTTAGTTTTTTGTTAATTGTTGCTCTTTCAGTATTACCATCGCACTTAACAACTATTTAA